The Streptomyces laurentii genome contains a region encoding:
- a CDS encoding GNAT family acetyltransferase (GNAT family acetyltransferase [Streptomyces himastatinicus ATCC53653];~N-Acyltransferase superfamily: Various enyzmes that characteristicly catalyzethe transfer of an acyl group to a substrate; cl00357;~identified by MetaGeneAnnotator; putative), translating into MGRRLVPLTLDNLPDLPKRCRSCVFWELDPVSGEAAVKAGRPELEKEAWISAVLLEWGSCGRVVYVDEVPVGYVLYAPPAYVPRSTAFPTSPVAADAAQLMTAWIMPGYQGQGLGRVMVQTVAKDLLRRGFKAIEAFGDARWKEPACVLPADHLLAVGFKTVRPHPAYPRLRLELRSTLSWKEDVEMALDRLLGAVQKEPALRPL; encoded by the coding sequence GTGGGGCGTCGGCTCGTACCGCTCACCCTGGACAACCTTCCGGATCTCCCCAAGCGGTGTCGCTCCTGTGTCTTCTGGGAGCTCGACCCGGTGAGCGGGGAGGCGGCCGTGAAGGCCGGCCGCCCGGAACTGGAGAAAGAGGCCTGGATCTCCGCGGTGCTCCTGGAATGGGGTTCCTGCGGACGGGTCGTGTATGTCGACGAGGTCCCCGTCGGCTACGTGCTGTACGCGCCTCCCGCGTATGTGCCCCGCTCCACCGCCTTCCCCACCAGCCCGGTTGCCGCGGACGCGGCGCAGCTGATGACGGCCTGGATCATGCCGGGATACCAGGGGCAGGGGCTCGGGCGGGTGATGGTGCAGACCGTGGCGAAGGACTTACTGCGGCGCGGCTTCAAGGCGATCGAGGCCTTCGGGGACGCCCGCTGGAAGGAGCCTGCCTGTGTGCTCCCCGCCGACCACCTGCTGGCCGTGGGCTTCAAGACCGTACGGCCGCACCCGGCCTATCCCCGGCTGCGGCTGGAGCTGAGGTCGACGCTCTCCTGGAAGGAGGACGTCGAGATGGCCCTGGACCGGCTTCTGGGCGCCGTACAGAAGGAGCCGGCGCTGCGGCCCCTGTGA
- a CDS encoding thioredoxin-disulfide reductase (Pyridine nucleotide-disulphide oxidoreductase; pfam00070;~identified by MetaGeneAnnotator; putative;~identified by similarity to SP:P52215; match to protein family HMM PF00070; match to protein family HMM PF03486; match to protein family HMM PF07992; match to protein family HMM TIGR01292;~thioredoxin-disulfide reductase [Arthrobacter aurescens TC1];~thioredoxin-disulfide reductase; TIGR01292), producing MSDVRNVIIIGSGPAGYTAALYTARASLKPLVFEGAVTAGGALMNTTEVENFPGYRDGIMGPDLMDNMRAQAERFGAELVPDDIVAVDLTGDIKTVTDTAGNVYQAKAVIVTTGSQHRKLGLPNEDTLSGRGVSWCATCDGFFFKDQDIAVVGGGDTAMEEATFLSRFAKSVTIVHRRDSLRASKAMQERAFADPKIKFAWDSEVAEVHGDQKLSGLTLRNTKTGETSELPVTGLFIAVGHDPRTELFKGQLELDEEGYLKVDAPSTRTNLTGVFGAGDVVDHTYRQAITAAGTGCSAALDAERFLAALADSEKLAETPAV from the coding sequence GTGAGCGACGTCCGTAACGTGATCATCATCGGCTCCGGGCCCGCGGGTTACACCGCAGCGCTGTACACCGCCCGCGCGTCGCTGAAGCCGCTCGTCTTCGAGGGGGCCGTCACCGCCGGTGGCGCCCTGATGAACACGACCGAGGTGGAGAACTTCCCGGGATACCGTGACGGCATCATGGGCCCCGACCTCATGGACAACATGCGCGCCCAGGCGGAGCGCTTCGGCGCCGAGCTCGTGCCGGACGACATCGTCGCCGTGGACCTCACGGGCGACATCAAGACCGTCACCGACACCGCCGGCAACGTGTACCAGGCCAAGGCCGTCATCGTCACGACCGGCTCCCAGCACCGCAAGCTCGGCCTGCCGAACGAGGACACCCTCTCCGGCCGCGGTGTCTCCTGGTGCGCCACCTGCGACGGCTTCTTCTTCAAGGACCAGGACATCGCCGTGGTCGGCGGTGGCGACACCGCGATGGAGGAGGCCACCTTCCTGTCGCGCTTCGCCAAGTCGGTCACGATCGTCCACCGCCGTGACTCGCTGCGCGCCTCCAAGGCGATGCAGGAGCGCGCGTTCGCCGACCCGAAGATCAAGTTCGCCTGGGACAGCGAGGTCGCCGAGGTCCACGGCGACCAGAAGCTCAGCGGTCTGACCCTGCGCAACACCAAGACGGGCGAGACCAGCGAGCTCCCGGTGACCGGTCTCTTCATCGCCGTGGGCCACGACCCGCGCACCGAGCTCTTCAAGGGCCAGCTGGAGCTGGACGAGGAGGGCTACCTGAAGGTCGACGCCCCGTCCACCCGCACCAACCTCACCGGTGTCTTCGGCGCGGGCGACGTCGTCGACCACACGTACCGTCAGGCGATCACCGCCGCCGGCACCGGCTGCTCCGCGGCGCTCGACGCCGAGCGTTTCCTGGCCGCCCTCGCCGACAGCGAGAAGCTCGCCGAGACCCCCGCGGTCTGA
- a CDS encoding RNA polymerase sigma factor sigM (DNA binding residues [nucleotide binding];~RNA polymerase sigma factor SigM [Streptomyces cattleya NRRL 8057 = DSM46488];~RNA polymerase sigma factor SigM; Reviewed;~Sigma-70 region 2; pfam04542;~Sigma70, region (SR) 4 refers to the most C-terminal of four conserved domains foundin Escherichia coli (Ec) sigma70, the main housekeeping sigma, and related sigma-factors (SFs). A SF isa dissociable subunit of RNA polymerase, it directs bacterial or...; cd06171;~identified by MetaGeneAnnotator; putative): MASEAVESGSPSDQELLAGHVAGDPDAFGELVRRHRDRLWAVALRTLGDREEAADAVQDALVSAFRAAHTFRGQSAVTTWLHRITVNACLDRARKAASRRTSPMNDTERFEQLLEPHESAEAPAERQDLHRQLLAALSTLPAEQRAALVLVDMQGYPVAEAARLLDVPAGTVKSRCARGRAKLLPLLTHLRGDTVGNEGSDGGRNRTPGASVPTVPGPADTGPDKPAVVKGGGGRA, translated from the coding sequence GTGGCATCAGAGGCCGTCGAATCCGGCTCTCCCAGCGATCAGGAACTGCTCGCCGGACATGTGGCCGGCGACCCCGACGCCTTCGGGGAACTCGTGCGGCGCCACCGCGACCGGCTGTGGGCGGTGGCGCTGCGGACGCTCGGCGACCGGGAGGAAGCCGCCGACGCCGTCCAGGACGCCCTGGTGTCGGCCTTCCGGGCCGCCCACACCTTCCGCGGACAGTCGGCCGTCACCACCTGGCTGCACCGGATCACGGTGAACGCCTGCCTGGACCGGGCCCGCAAGGCCGCCTCGCGCCGCACCTCACCCATGAACGACACGGAGCGTTTTGAACAGCTCCTGGAACCGCACGAATCCGCGGAGGCGCCCGCCGAGCGGCAGGATCTGCACCGCCAGCTGCTCGCCGCCCTCTCCACCCTGCCCGCCGAGCAGCGCGCGGCTCTCGTCCTCGTGGACATGCAGGGGTACCCGGTGGCCGAGGCCGCACGGCTCCTCGACGTCCCCGCCGGGACCGTGAAGAGCCGCTGCGCACGTGGACGGGCCAAACTGCTGCCACTCCTCACTCATCTGCGCGGCGACACGGTGGGTAACGAGGGCTCCGATGGGGGAAGGAACCGGACGCCGGGGGCATCCGTCCCAACGGTGCCGGGACCCGCGGATACCGGACCGGACAAACCAGCTGTTGTGAAGGGCGGAGGTGGGCGCGCGTGA
- a CDS encoding thioredoxin (TRX family; composed of two groups: Group I, which includes proteins that exclusively encode a TRX domain; and Group II, which are composed of fusion proteins of TRX and additional domains. Group I TRX isa small ancient protein that alter the redox...; cd02947;~catalytic residues [active];~identified by MetaGeneAnnotator; putative;~thioredoxin [Streptomyces cattleya NRRL 8057 = DSM46488]): MAGTLKNVTDADFEKEVLKSDKPVLVDFWAAWCGPCRQIAPSLEAIAAEHGEIEIVKLNIDENPATAAKYGVMSIPTMNVYQGGEVVKTIVGAKPKAALERDLSDFLVTKA; this comes from the coding sequence GTGGCCGGCACCCTGAAGAACGTCACCGACGCCGACTTCGAGAAGGAGGTCCTCAAGAGCGACAAGCCCGTTCTCGTGGACTTCTGGGCGGCCTGGTGCGGCCCGTGCCGTCAGATCGCCCCGTCGCTGGAGGCCATCGCCGCCGAGCACGGCGAGATCGAGATCGTGAAGCTCAACATCGACGAGAACCCGGCCACCGCCGCGAAGTACGGCGTCATGTCGATCCCGACGATGAACGTCTACCAGGGTGGCGAGGTCGTGAAGACGATCGTCGGCGCCAAGCCGAAGGCCGCGCTCGAGCGTGACCTCTCGGACTTCCTCGTCACGAAGGCCTGA
- a CDS encoding hypothetical protein (identified by MetaGeneAnnotator; putative;~sequence version:1) — translation MTSTADTTRHPDVSEISDLTEGLLPPSRGAAVREHLDDCSLCADVRTSLEEIRGLLGTLPGPPRMPGEIAGRIDAALAAEALLNATEPDTDTHVSRETSHRRPAPSVPARPTADRPAGRPAAATGPGRARRRTVVLGAAFGTAVLGLGLFLLQSNGQDAGTAADSPSDMAVASKTTRFDGRPVASTVRDLMNDDSTLQAPQGSGAPRSLSGEGSGGGRKRAAAELPACVRAGTQRTDPVLAFQRGDSDGTPAYLVVLPDSADTSRVRAYVIDASCTDGKSDRAAVLSQESLPRS, via the coding sequence GTGACTTCCACGGCCGACACGACTCGGCACCCGGACGTCTCGGAGATCTCCGACCTCACCGAGGGGCTGCTCCCCCCATCTCGCGGTGCGGCCGTACGTGAGCATCTCGACGACTGTTCCCTGTGTGCCGACGTCCGCACCTCCCTGGAGGAGATCCGGGGGCTGCTCGGCACCCTTCCCGGACCGCCCCGGATGCCCGGGGAGATCGCCGGACGGATCGACGCCGCGCTCGCCGCCGAGGCTCTGTTGAACGCGACCGAGCCGGACACCGACACTCATGTTTCACGTGAAACATCGCACAGACGCCCCGCGCCGTCCGTCCCGGCCCGTCCCACCGCCGACCGCCCCGCCGGCCGGCCGGCCGCCGCGACCGGGCCCGGTCGGGCCCGCCGCCGGACCGTCGTCCTCGGCGCCGCCTTCGGGACGGCGGTGCTGGGTCTGGGCCTCTTCTTGCTCCAGTCGAACGGCCAGGACGCCGGCACGGCCGCCGACAGCCCGTCCGACATGGCCGTCGCCTCGAAGACCACCCGGTTCGACGGTCGGCCTGTCGCGTCCACGGTGCGGGACCTGATGAACGATGACAGCACTCTCCAGGCTCCCCAGGGCAGCGGCGCTCCTCGCTCGCTCTCCGGTGAGGGCAGCGGAGGGGGCCGGAAACGCGCGGCAGCGGAGCTGCCCGCCTGTGTACGGGCCGGCACCCAGCGCACCGACCCGGTGCTCGCCTTCCAGCGCGGCGACTCCGACGGAACGCCTGCCTACCTCGTCGTTCTCCCTGACAGCGCGGACACCAGCCGGGTGCGGGCGTATGTGATCGACGCCTCCTGCACCGACGGAAAATCCGACCGGGCCGCCGTCCTGTCCCAGGAGTCCCTCCCTCGCTCCTGA
- a CDS encoding serine or threonine protein kinase (ATP binding site [chemical binding];~Protein Kinases, catalytic domain; cl09925;~Serine or threonine protein kinase [Streptomyces venezuelae ATCC10712];~activation loop (A-loop);~identified by MetaGeneAnnotator; putative;~substrate binding site [chemical binding]): MAERSTAAVDVADNSGDDPLTAKADTAATDGVAEKRKQADTSAKDAKGDTADRQGGDSPSLTAPELHSGHKLARRYRLEECVTRLDGFSSWRAVDEKLRRAVGVHILPADHPRARSVLAAARSAALLGDPRFVQVLDAVEENDLVYVVHEWLPDSTELTALLAAGPMEPHDAYQLVSQVSQAMSAAHREGLSHLRLTPSAVLRSSTGQYRIRGLAVNAALRGISAEGPQRTDTEAIGALLYAALTQRWPYESDAYGLSGLPKGTGLLPPDQVRAGVHRGLSEIAMRALANDGATASRQEPPCTTPDELAKAVAAMPRIRPPEPEFPLPSPPEYQRTTYQQGTYGRPQAHPAVTQPVVVPPPPLQSRTGKALKWAVSALLIAALGLGSWQIADRLLDQGKSAETPAPAQENPGGDEKPNPPKPLVISAAQEYAPDGSPQNADNVGDTYDKDASTYWRTKSFFEGPTLAPFKQGVGIVYDLGSEQSLASASIDLRYSGNHTTATLYATDSLSPAGSPDSMKKLATATTSGASLPMTVKSPEKVRYVLLWFTAVPRSGGDEYSNAGYKQAVTNVSFKGSPT, translated from the coding sequence GTGGCGGAACGTAGCACGGCTGCCGTCGACGTGGCCGACAACAGCGGTGACGACCCGCTGACCGCCAAGGCGGACACGGCCGCGACCGACGGGGTGGCGGAAAAGCGGAAGCAGGCGGACACCTCCGCCAAGGACGCGAAGGGCGATACGGCCGACCGGCAGGGCGGCGACTCGCCCTCCCTCACGGCACCCGAACTGCACAGCGGCCACAAGCTGGCGAGACGGTACCGGCTGGAGGAGTGCGTCACCCGGCTGGACGGATTCAGCAGCTGGCGTGCCGTGGACGAGAAACTGCGGCGTGCCGTCGGTGTGCACATCCTGCCCGCCGACCACCCGCGCGCCCGTTCCGTGCTCGCCGCCGCCCGCTCCGCCGCGCTCCTGGGCGACCCCCGGTTCGTGCAGGTCCTCGACGCCGTCGAGGAGAACGACCTCGTCTACGTGGTGCACGAGTGGCTGCCCGACTCCACCGAGCTGACCGCACTGCTCGCGGCCGGGCCCATGGAGCCGCACGACGCCTACCAGCTGGTCAGCCAGGTCTCCCAGGCCATGTCCGCCGCCCACCGCGAGGGGCTCTCACACCTCCGCCTGACCCCCAGCGCCGTCCTCCGCAGCTCCACCGGCCAGTACCGCATCCGCGGCCTCGCGGTGAACGCCGCCCTGCGCGGCATCAGCGCCGAGGGGCCCCAGCGCACGGACACCGAGGCGATCGGCGCCCTGCTGTACGCGGCGCTCACCCAGCGCTGGCCGTACGAGAGCGACGCGTACGGTCTGTCCGGCCTCCCCAAGGGCACCGGGCTGCTCCCGCCCGACCAGGTGCGGGCGGGCGTCCACCGCGGCCTGTCGGAGATCGCCATGCGGGCCCTGGCGAACGACGGGGCCACCGCCTCGCGCCAGGAACCGCCCTGCACCACCCCGGACGAGCTCGCCAAGGCCGTCGCGGCGATGCCTCGTATCCGCCCGCCGGAGCCGGAGTTCCCGCTTCCCAGCCCGCCCGAGTACCAGCGCACCACCTACCAGCAGGGCACCTACGGACGCCCGCAGGCCCACCCCGCGGTGACCCAGCCGGTCGTGGTCCCGCCGCCCCCGTTGCAGAGCCGTACCGGGAAGGCGCTGAAGTGGGCCGTCTCGGCCCTGCTGATCGCCGCCCTGGGCCTGGGCAGCTGGCAGATCGCGGACCGGCTCCTGGACCAGGGGAAGTCGGCCGAGACTCCGGCCCCCGCCCAGGAGAATCCGGGCGGGGATGAGAAGCCCAACCCGCCGAAGCCGCTCGTCATCAGTGCGGCGCAGGAGTACGCCCCGGACGGCTCACCGCAGAACGCCGACAACGTGGGCGACACCTACGACAAGGACGCCTCCACCTACTGGCGCACCAAGAGCTTCTTCGAGGGGCCGACCCTGGCACCCTTCAAGCAGGGTGTGGGCATCGTCTACGACCTCGGCTCGGAGCAGAGTCTCGCTTCCGCGTCCATAGACCTGCGCTACAGCGGCAATCACACGACCGCGACGCTGTACGCGACGGACTCCCTGAGTCCGGCGGGTTCCCCCGACTCGATGAAGAAGCTCGCCACGGCGACGACCTCCGGCGCCTCTCTCCCGATGACCGTGAAGTCGCCGGAGAAGGTCCGCTACGTGCTGCTCTGGTTCACGGCAGTCCCGCGGTCCGGCGGCGACGAGTACAGCAACGCCGGCTACAAGCAAGCCGTCACCAATGTGTCCTTCAAGGGGTCGCCGACGTAA
- a CDS encoding integral membrane protein mviN (MatE; cl10513;~cell division protein ZipA; Provisional;~identified by MetaGeneAnnotator; putative;~integral membrane protein MviN [Streptomyces pristinaespiralis ATCC25486]) gives MNAPYDGDRGQGAGDTAPSGGTPPAPAPGHPPAPSPQQGPYPPDPNAPRQGPYGQAPYAPDPNAQGQYGQAPHPQAPYGQGPQAPAQGPHAAPNPYGQAPYGQDPYVQDAYAQDPYQARDLSAQDPVSEALYDRAAHPPPPPGTYAPPQSLYQQPAVQPHAPDPRVWAQTPAPEPDGPSRHLPYGDDAHTVQFTGVDDLVTAAGEEATEPDAFAHLYRDQQAPGQVPPPAAEQNPLPAPAPKKAGRASGLLKSSAVMAAGTLVSRLTGFVRSLVITGALGAALLGDTYTVAYTLPTMIYILTVGGGLNSVFVPQLVRSMKNDEDGGEAYANRLLTLVMVALGAIVAIAVFAAPLLIKAMSSTISDDAAANSVAVTFARYCLPTIFFMGVHVVMGQILNARGKFGAMMWTPVLNNIVMIATFGLFIWVYGTSGESHMGVTTIPDEGIRLLGIGTLLGLVVQALAMIPYLRETGFRFRPRFDWKGHGLGKTVKLAKWTVLFVLANQAGVLVVTQLATAAGEESGKNGAGFLAYSNAQLIWGMPQAIITVSVMAALLPRISRAAHDDDAGAVRDDISQGLRNSAVAIVPVAFTFLALGVPMCTLLYASSGIEAAQGMGFILMAFGLGLIPYSVQYVVLRGFYAYEDTRTPFYNTVIVAAVNAAVSAVCYVVLPAQWAVVGMAAAYGLAYAVGVGVAWRRLRNRLGGDLDGAHVLRTYARLCLAALPAALVGGAVGFGLLKLLGEGALGSLASLVVGGAVLLAVFFLAAKRMRIAELNSMVGMVRGRLGR, from the coding sequence ATGAACGCGCCGTACGACGGTGACCGCGGTCAGGGCGCGGGCGACACCGCGCCGTCCGGCGGTACGCCCCCGGCACCGGCCCCCGGCCACCCGCCGGCGCCGTCGCCGCAGCAAGGCCCGTACCCCCCGGACCCGAACGCACCGCGGCAGGGTCCGTACGGGCAGGCCCCGTACGCGCCCGACCCGAACGCGCAGGGCCAGTACGGGCAGGCACCCCACCCGCAGGCTCCCTACGGCCAGGGCCCCCAGGCCCCGGCGCAGGGCCCGCACGCCGCCCCGAACCCTTACGGTCAGGCCCCCTACGGCCAGGACCCGTACGTCCAGGACGCCTACGCCCAGGACCCCTACCAGGCGCGGGACCTGTCCGCCCAGGACCCGGTGTCCGAGGCGCTCTACGACCGTGCCGCGCACCCGCCGCCCCCGCCGGGCACCTACGCCCCGCCGCAGTCGCTCTACCAGCAGCCGGCCGTGCAGCCGCACGCCCCGGACCCCCGGGTGTGGGCCCAGACGCCCGCGCCGGAGCCCGACGGCCCCTCACGCCACCTGCCGTACGGCGACGACGCCCACACGGTGCAGTTCACCGGTGTCGACGACCTGGTGACCGCCGCGGGGGAGGAGGCGACCGAGCCGGACGCCTTCGCCCACCTCTACCGCGACCAGCAGGCGCCCGGCCAGGTACCGCCGCCCGCTGCCGAGCAGAACCCGCTGCCCGCCCCCGCGCCGAAGAAGGCAGGCCGGGCGTCCGGGCTGCTCAAGTCGAGCGCCGTGATGGCGGCCGGCACCCTGGTCTCCCGCCTCACCGGCTTCGTCCGCAGCCTGGTGATCACCGGCGCCCTCGGCGCCGCGCTCCTCGGCGACACCTACACCGTCGCGTACACCCTGCCGACGATGATCTACATCCTCACCGTCGGCGGCGGCCTCAACTCGGTCTTCGTGCCGCAGCTGGTCCGCTCCATGAAGAACGACGAGGATGGCGGCGAGGCCTATGCCAACCGGCTGCTCACCCTTGTCATGGTCGCGCTCGGCGCGATCGTCGCGATCGCCGTGTTCGCGGCACCGCTGCTGATCAAGGCGATGTCGAGCACCATCTCCGACGACGCCGCGGCCAACAGCGTCGCCGTCACCTTCGCCCGCTACTGCCTGCCCACCATCTTCTTCATGGGTGTGCACGTGGTGATGGGACAGATCCTCAACGCCCGCGGCAAGTTCGGCGCGATGATGTGGACCCCGGTCCTCAACAACATCGTCATGATCGCCACGTTCGGCCTGTTCATCTGGGTGTACGGCACCTCCGGCGAATCCCACATGGGCGTCACGACGATCCCGGACGAGGGCATCCGCCTGCTCGGCATCGGCACCCTGCTCGGTCTCGTCGTCCAGGCCCTGGCGATGATCCCGTACCTGCGCGAGACCGGTTTCCGCTTCCGGCCCCGCTTCGACTGGAAGGGCCACGGCCTCGGCAAGACGGTCAAGCTGGCCAAGTGGACCGTGCTGTTCGTGCTCGCCAACCAGGCCGGTGTCCTGGTCGTCACCCAGCTCGCCACTGCGGCCGGCGAGGAGTCCGGCAAGAACGGCGCCGGCTTCCTCGCCTACTCCAACGCCCAGCTGATCTGGGGCATGCCGCAGGCCATCATCACCGTCTCCGTCATGGCCGCCCTGCTGCCGCGGATCTCCCGCGCCGCCCACGACGACGACGCGGGCGCGGTCCGCGACGACATCTCCCAGGGCCTGCGCAACTCGGCCGTCGCGATCGTCCCGGTGGCCTTCACCTTCCTGGCGCTCGGCGTCCCGATGTGCACCCTGCTCTACGCGTCCAGCGGCATCGAGGCCGCCCAGGGCATGGGCTTCATCCTGATGGCCTTCGGCCTCGGCCTGATCCCCTACTCCGTCCAGTACGTCGTGCTCCGCGGCTTCTACGCCTACGAGGACACCCGGACGCCCTTCTACAACACCGTCATCGTCGCCGCGGTCAACGCGGCCGTCTCGGCGGTCTGTTACGTGGTGCTGCCCGCCCAGTGGGCCGTGGTCGGCATGGCCGCCGCCTACGGACTGGCCTACGCGGTCGGCGTCGGCGTCGCCTGGCGGCGGCTGCGCAACCGCCTCGGCGGAGACCTGGACGGCGCGCACGTCCTGCGCACCTACGCCCGGCTGTGCCTGGCCGCCCTGCCCGCCGCCCTGGTCGGCGGCGCGGTCGGTTTCGGCCTGCTGAAGCTGCTCGGCGAAGGCGCCCTGGGCTCGCTCGCCTCCCTCGTGGTGGGCGGCGCGGTCCTGCTGGCAGTCTTCTTCCTCGCGGCCAAGCGGATGCGGATCGCGGAGCTCAACTCCATGGTCGGCATGGTCCGCGGCCGTCTGGGACGCTGA